The following are encoded together in the Dickeya lacustris genome:
- the gpmA gene encoding 2,3-diphosphoglycerate-dependent phosphoglycerate mutase, giving the protein MAVTKLVLVRHGESQWNNENRFTGWMDVELSEKGVNEAKQAGKLLKEEGFSFDFAYTSVLKRAIHTLWNVLDELDQAWLPVEKSWKLNERHYGALQGLNKAETAEKYGDDQVKLWRRGFAVTPPELTREDERFPGHDPRYASLSDKELPLTESLALTIERVVPFWNETILPRLKTGERVIIAAHGNSLRALVKYLDNMSEEEILELNIPTAVPLVYEFDENFKPLKRYYLGNADEIAAKAAAVANQGKAK; this is encoded by the coding sequence ATGGCTGTAACGAAACTGGTACTGGTGCGACATGGTGAAAGCCAGTGGAACAACGAAAACCGCTTCACCGGCTGGATGGACGTTGAGCTGTCTGAGAAAGGCGTTAATGAAGCTAAACAGGCAGGTAAACTGCTGAAAGAAGAAGGCTTCAGCTTCGATTTCGCCTACACCTCTGTGCTGAAACGTGCCATTCACACCCTGTGGAACGTGCTGGACGAGCTGGATCAAGCCTGGCTGCCGGTCGAAAAAAGCTGGAAACTGAACGAGCGTCACTACGGTGCATTGCAGGGCCTGAACAAAGCCGAAACCGCTGAAAAATACGGCGACGACCAGGTCAAACTGTGGCGTCGTGGTTTTGCCGTTACTCCGCCAGAACTGACTCGTGAAGATGAGCGTTTTCCGGGCCACGACCCGCGTTACGCATCACTGAGCGACAAAGAGCTGCCGCTGACTGAAAGCCTGGCGCTGACTATCGAGCGCGTGGTGCCGTTCTGGAACGAAACCATTCTGCCGCGTCTGAAGACTGGCGAGCGCGTTATCATCGCCGCCCACGGCAACTCCCTGCGTGCGCTGGTGAAATACCTGGATAACATGAGCGAAGAAGAAATTCTGGAACTGAATATCCCGACCGCCGTGCCGCTGGTTTACGAATTTGACGAAAACTTCAAACCACTGAAACGTTACTATCTGGGCAACGCTGATGAAATCGCAGCCAAAGCGGCGGCAGTAGCCAATCAGGGTAAAGCGAAGTAA
- a CDS encoding efflux RND transporter periplasmic adaptor subunit, which produces MNRTRITSLMVLAIALTAASAGYIIGTRSRHSTQPVATPLAREQNAPSSPAPAAATPSRQVLYWYDPMVPDKRFEQPGKSPFMDMPLRPRYADEEQDSGGVRVSARQQQNLGVQTASTERRTRSSALSGYGTVVINQHSLRTVVAPSGGVVEQLNINAVQQPVQAGQTLAMLWNPGWAAAQQEYLAVRQLGDAALSQAARQKLALMFMPESVIRDVERNGKPQPRLALRAPQSGYVNRLDVRVGAQLTPAQPLFELAYADPAWLEIDYPAWQAATVHQGDTVLATSDSWPGEAFHGQISEVLPQLDTTTRTLKARIELDNPGQRLKPGMYLRVQLAAAQAQTALMIPQSALLMSSQQNRVLVSEGQGYFTPRQVQTGAMQDGWVEILSGLNEGEHVVTSGQFLLDSEASLHSALASFSNGTPQEAKPAASSPARDYQATGIINAINGRQVTIAHDAIEALGWPPMIMDFTADAALPDTLRPGVRVTFRFLVQDSGATLRAIQPVATTQPDVTTTHGGHP; this is translated from the coding sequence ATGAATCGAACACGTATTACCAGCCTGATGGTGCTTGCAATTGCGCTGACTGCCGCAAGCGCCGGTTACATTATCGGCACACGCTCGCGCCACAGCACACAACCCGTTGCCACCCCACTCGCTCGCGAGCAGAACGCGCCCTCTTCGCCGGCTCCCGCAGCGGCTACCCCGTCCCGTCAGGTGCTTTACTGGTATGACCCTATGGTGCCGGATAAGCGCTTTGAGCAACCGGGAAAATCACCGTTTATGGACATGCCGCTGCGGCCTCGCTACGCCGATGAGGAACAGGATAGCGGCGGCGTGCGGGTCAGCGCCCGCCAACAACAAAACCTGGGGGTGCAAACCGCCAGCACCGAGCGTCGCACGCGCTCATCGGCGCTGAGTGGCTACGGCACGGTGGTTATCAATCAACACAGCCTGCGTACCGTGGTCGCACCGAGCGGTGGGGTCGTCGAGCAGTTGAACATCAACGCCGTACAGCAGCCGGTACAAGCCGGACAAACGCTGGCGATGCTGTGGAACCCCGGCTGGGCCGCCGCCCAGCAAGAATATCTGGCAGTACGCCAGTTGGGCGATGCCGCACTGAGCCAGGCCGCACGCCAAAAGCTGGCGCTGATGTTCATGCCTGAAAGCGTTATCCGCGATGTCGAGCGTAATGGCAAGCCACAGCCGCGTCTTGCGCTACGCGCGCCACAAAGCGGTTATGTTAACCGGCTGGATGTGCGCGTCGGCGCTCAACTCACCCCGGCACAACCGCTGTTTGAGCTGGCTTACGCCGACCCGGCCTGGCTTGAAATCGACTATCCGGCATGGCAGGCCGCCACCGTACACCAAGGCGATACCGTTCTCGCCACGAGCGATAGCTGGCCGGGCGAGGCGTTCCACGGCCAAATTAGCGAGGTGTTGCCGCAGCTTGACACCACCACCCGCACCCTGAAGGCGCGCATTGAGCTGGATAACCCCGGGCAACGACTCAAGCCCGGTATGTACCTGCGCGTGCAGCTCGCCGCCGCGCAGGCCCAAACGGCGCTCATGATCCCACAATCGGCCCTACTGATGAGTAGCCAGCAGAATCGAGTCTTGGTCAGTGAGGGGCAAGGTTATTTCACCCCTCGTCAGGTACAGACCGGCGCAATGCAAGATGGCTGGGTTGAGATTCTATCCGGCCTGAATGAAGGCGAGCACGTTGTCACTTCCGGCCAATTCCTGCTGGACTCAGAAGCCAGCCTGCACAGCGCGCTCGCGTCGTTTAGCAACGGCACGCCGCAGGAGGCCAAACCTGCCGCCTCTTCACCCGCGCGCGATTATCAGGCCACCGGCATCATCAACGCCATCAACGGCAGGCAGGTGACGATTGCTCATGACGCGATAGAGGCTCTCGGCTGGCCACCGATGATAATGGACTTTACCGCTGACGCCGCATTGCCTGACACCCTTCGCCCCGGCGTGCGGGTTACGTTCCGTTTTCTTGTGCAAGACAGCGGCGCCACGCTGCGAGCAATCCAACCGGTCGCCACGACACAACCTGACGTCACGACAACGCACGGAGGCCATCCATGA
- a CDS encoding TolC family protein: MYTRTFRALCAWLAMLLWLPAASFAATLTLEGALQAAERYSADLSANQHQISALQNMAEAATQLPDPQLKYALDNVPLGGSNNARLTREGMTMQRIGIMQTYVSTTKRERKAQTLVAEAEAVRSNSDTLRARLQRDTAQAWLEMAISNQTLQEIEALVKESQQQLVVQKAAVAAGGAPARVLDAQLALTGMQDKLTDARSVLAVARARLTALTGVTDMTLQGALPRIERLPAEPAVLYAALAQHPDLLQAEQTLRLAHARAAQSEVAAIPDIGVEVYYGKRGNRFDDMAGIAISLDLPLFQSRRQDKDHAADLARGLEARDRVAQVQREHRAQLDMLLAQYQAAQTRWRRLNDEVLPLQQQRIRLLQSQYQSNSSDLSSLLEARRALLESRIATQNTARDMAMLWATLRYLTPQGEGAK; this comes from the coding sequence ATGTATACACGCACGTTTCGCGCTTTATGCGCGTGGCTGGCGATGTTGCTGTGGCTGCCTGCCGCGTCGTTTGCGGCAACGCTAACGCTTGAGGGTGCATTACAGGCGGCGGAGCGTTATTCCGCTGACCTGTCCGCCAATCAGCACCAGATTAGCGCGCTACAGAACATGGCTGAGGCCGCAACACAACTGCCTGATCCACAATTAAAATATGCGCTTGATAATGTGCCACTCGGTGGCAGTAATAACGCCCGTCTGACGCGCGAAGGCATGACCATGCAACGCATCGGCATTATGCAAACCTACGTCAGCACGACCAAACGCGAGCGTAAAGCGCAAACGCTAGTGGCCGAAGCCGAGGCGGTGCGCAGCAACAGCGACACCCTGCGCGCGCGCCTGCAACGCGATACCGCCCAAGCCTGGCTTGAGATGGCTATCTCAAACCAGACGCTACAAGAGATTGAAGCGCTGGTTAAAGAGAGCCAACAGCAACTGGTGGTGCAAAAAGCCGCTGTCGCAGCAGGCGGTGCGCCAGCCAGGGTGCTGGACGCGCAACTGGCGCTGACCGGTATGCAAGACAAACTGACCGATGCTCGCAGCGTATTGGCCGTCGCACGCGCGCGACTCACCGCACTGACCGGTGTAACCGATATGACGCTGCAAGGGGCGCTACCGCGCATTGAACGCCTGCCAGCAGAGCCGGCCGTGCTGTATGCCGCACTCGCACAACACCCCGATTTGCTGCAAGCCGAACAGACGCTCCGGCTGGCGCACGCACGCGCGGCACAATCGGAGGTTGCCGCCATACCGGATATCGGCGTTGAAGTGTATTACGGCAAGCGGGGCAACCGCTTTGATGATATGGCCGGTATTGCCATCAGCCTTGACCTACCGCTCTTCCAGTCTCGCCGTCAGGACAAAGACCACGCCGCCGACCTGGCTCGCGGCCTGGAAGCCCGTGACCGGGTGGCGCAGGTACAGCGAGAACACCGGGCGCAACTCGATATGTTGCTGGCCCAGTATCAGGCCGCGCAAACGCGCTGGCGGCGCTTAAATGATGAGGTGCTGCCCTTGCAACAGCAGCGTATTCGCCTGTTGCAGAGCCAGTATCAAAGCAACAGCAGCGATCTTTCCAGCCTATTGGAGGCGCGCCGCGCCCTGCTGGAAAGCCGCATCGCCACACAAAACACCGCCCGTGACATGGCCATGCTATGGGCGACGCTGCGCTATCTGACACCTCAGGGAGAGGGGGCAAAATGA
- a CDS encoding efflux RND transporter permease subunit: MIAHVIRWSIQNRFLVLIATLLMAIGGGISLQRTPLDALPDLSDVQVIIRVNYPGKAPQVVENQVTYPLTTTMLSVPGAKTVRGFSMFGDAYVYVLFDDGTDPYWARSRVLEYLSQVQSTLPAEAKATLGPDATGVGWIYEYALIDKSGQHSLADLRAIQDWQLKYQLKTLPNVAEVASIGGMVRQYQVVLHPERLLALNITHQQVIDALRAANQESGGSIIEQGEAEYIVRSSGYLLKPADFLNVPVGLREGIPVLLQDVASVRQGPEMRRGIAELNGEGEVAGGVIVLRSGKNALETLRAIHARMQQIRQQLPAGVEIVTTYDRSALIERAITTLSHKLLEEFAVVAVVCALFLFHWRSSLVAVISLPLGILGAFIIMRYQGINANIMSLGGIAIAIGAMVDAAIVMVENMHKVVEQWRHQHPDREPDNAVWWQLAMQAATEVGPALFCSLLIITLSFIPVFSLQAQEGRMFSPLAFTKTYAMAVSAMLGITLVPVLMGYLVRGRLPDEQANPINRWLIALYQPVLAQVLRFPKTTLSLSLMLLLLTAFPLMRLGSEFMPTLDEGDLLYMPSTLPGISPREAARLLQQTDRLIKTVPEVDSVFGKAGRADSATDPAALTMFETTIRLKPRAQWRAGMTMETLIAELDSTVNLPGIANVWVPPIRNRLDMLATGIKSPVGIKVNGDNQQDIEHVAAQIEQVVKGVPGVTSALAERLTGGRYIDIDIDRARAARYGVSVQELQSMVATLIGGQNVGETLEGRRRYPINVRYPQERRDSLDAIKNLPVITQRGAHLTLSELADIRISEGPPMLKSENGRLSDWVYVDLRGRDLKSAVEAMQQLVAQQVILPQGVSLSWSGQFEYLERATATMKLVVPFTLLIIFILLYLTFGKIKDALLIMGTLPFALIGGVWLLYLLDYSLSVAGAVGFIALAGVAAEFGVIMLLYLNQAVEKYSVPGQAITEPQLMAAIREGAVLRVRPKMMTVATIMAGLLPIMWGSGSGSEMMQRIAAPMIGGMVSAPILSMLVIPALFLLLQRNNLRDRVEKQSN, translated from the coding sequence ATGATTGCCCATGTCATTCGCTGGTCTATCCAAAACCGGTTTTTGGTGCTCATCGCCACACTGCTGATGGCGATAGGGGGAGGAATATCATTGCAGCGCACGCCGCTGGACGCGCTGCCGGACTTGTCTGACGTTCAGGTCATTATCCGTGTCAACTACCCCGGTAAAGCGCCCCAGGTGGTGGAAAACCAAGTGACCTACCCGCTCACCACGACCATGCTATCGGTGCCGGGAGCCAAGACGGTACGCGGTTTTTCCATGTTTGGTGATGCCTATGTTTACGTGCTGTTTGATGATGGCACCGACCCCTACTGGGCGCGCTCACGCGTATTAGAGTACCTCAGTCAGGTGCAATCGACCTTACCTGCCGAGGCGAAGGCGACACTCGGGCCGGATGCCACCGGCGTCGGCTGGATCTACGAATACGCACTGATAGATAAAAGCGGCCAACACAGCCTGGCGGACTTACGCGCCATACAGGACTGGCAGTTAAAATATCAGTTGAAAACCCTGCCCAATGTGGCCGAGGTTGCCAGCATTGGCGGCATGGTACGCCAGTATCAGGTGGTGCTGCACCCGGAGCGCCTGCTGGCGCTTAATATCACGCATCAGCAGGTTATCGATGCCCTAAGAGCAGCAAATCAGGAAAGCGGCGGTTCCATTATTGAACAGGGGGAAGCGGAGTACATCGTGCGCAGCAGCGGCTACCTGCTAAAACCGGCTGATTTCCTCAACGTGCCGGTCGGCCTGCGTGAAGGCATTCCGGTGCTATTGCAGGATGTCGCCAGCGTGCGTCAGGGCCCGGAAATGCGACGAGGTATCGCCGAACTCAATGGCGAAGGTGAGGTCGCAGGCGGTGTGATTGTGCTGCGTTCAGGTAAAAACGCACTGGAAACACTGCGTGCCATTCATGCTCGCATGCAGCAAATCCGCCAGCAACTGCCCGCTGGCGTCGAGATTGTCACCACCTATGACCGTTCAGCGCTCATTGAGCGCGCCATCACCACCCTTAGCCATAAACTGCTGGAGGAGTTTGCCGTGGTCGCGGTGGTGTGTGCGCTGTTCCTGTTTCACTGGCGATCTTCGCTGGTGGCCGTCATTAGCCTGCCGCTTGGTATTTTGGGGGCGTTTATCATCATGCGCTATCAGGGCATTAACGCCAATATCATGTCGTTGGGCGGGATTGCGATTGCGATTGGCGCGATGGTGGATGCCGCTATCGTTATGGTCGAAAACATGCACAAGGTGGTTGAACAGTGGCGACACCAGCACCCCGACCGCGAGCCGGATAATGCCGTCTGGTGGCAGCTTGCCATGCAGGCCGCCACCGAGGTCGGGCCCGCGCTATTTTGCAGCCTGCTTATCATTACGCTGTCGTTTATTCCGGTGTTCTCACTACAAGCGCAGGAAGGCCGCATGTTTTCGCCACTGGCATTTACCAAGACCTACGCGATGGCGGTCTCCGCGATGCTTGGCATAACGCTGGTGCCGGTACTGATGGGCTATCTGGTACGTGGCCGTCTTCCCGATGAGCAGGCCAACCCCATCAACCGCTGGTTGATTGCGCTCTACCAACCGGTGTTAGCGCAGGTGCTGCGGTTTCCTAAAACGACCTTGTCGCTCTCGTTGATGCTGCTGTTGCTCACCGCCTTTCCGCTGATGCGTCTGGGCAGTGAATTTATGCCGACGCTTGATGAGGGCGATTTGCTGTATATGCCATCGACTTTGCCCGGCATTTCGCCTCGTGAAGCCGCAAGGTTATTACAACAAACTGACCGGCTTATCAAAACCGTACCGGAGGTCGATAGCGTGTTTGGCAAAGCCGGGCGCGCTGACAGCGCCACCGACCCGGCAGCCCTGACCATGTTCGAAACCACCATACGCCTGAAGCCGCGTGCGCAGTGGCGAGCGGGCATGACAATGGAAACGCTGATTGCCGAACTCGATAGCACAGTTAACCTTCCCGGTATCGCCAATGTCTGGGTGCCCCCCATCCGTAATCGGCTTGATATGTTGGCGACAGGTATCAAAAGCCCGGTGGGTATCAAGGTCAATGGTGATAATCAGCAGGATATCGAACACGTCGCAGCCCAGATAGAGCAAGTGGTAAAAGGTGTTCCCGGCGTCACCTCCGCACTGGCCGAGCGACTGACCGGTGGGCGATACATTGATATTGACATCGACCGCGCGCGCGCCGCGCGTTACGGCGTTTCCGTGCAAGAGCTACAGTCGATGGTCGCTACACTGATTGGCGGGCAGAATGTGGGAGAAACGCTGGAGGGCCGCAGGCGTTACCCGATTAATGTGCGCTACCCGCAGGAACGGCGAGATTCATTGGATGCGATAAAGAATCTTCCGGTCATTACACAGCGTGGCGCGCACCTGACATTATCCGAGCTGGCGGACATTCGAATCAGCGAAGGGCCGCCAATGCTAAAAAGCGAAAATGGCCGCCTGAGTGACTGGGTTTATGTTGACCTGCGCGGGCGCGATCTCAAATCAGCCGTTGAAGCAATGCAACAGTTGGTGGCGCAACAGGTCATACTGCCGCAGGGCGTCTCGCTGAGTTGGTCTGGTCAGTTTGAATATCTGGAGCGAGCCACGGCTACCATGAAGCTGGTGGTGCCTTTCACGTTGCTGATTATTTTTATCTTGCTATACCTGACCTTTGGCAAGATCAAAGATGCCTTGCTGATTATGGGTACACTACCCTTTGCACTGATTGGCGGAGTCTGGTTGTTATACCTGCTCGACTACTCTCTCTCGGTCGCCGGTGCGGTAGGATTTATTGCACTTGCCGGGGTAGCAGCCGAGTTTGGCGTCATCATGCTGCTCTACCTGAATCAGGCGGTGGAGAAATATAGCGTACCGGGGCAAGCGATAACGGAGCCTCAATTAATGGCAGCAATACGCGAAGGCGCCGTGTTGCGCGTGCGGCCTAAAATGATGACGGTAGCGACGATCATGGCCGGATTACTCCCGATCATGTGGGGCAGCGGTAGCGGCTCAGAAATGATGCAGCGCATCGCCGCACCGATGATAGGGGGGATGGTCAGTGCGCCGATACTCTCCATGCTGGTTATACCCGCGCTTTTCTTGCTACTCCAGCGCAATAACTTGCGTGATAGAGTGGAGAAACAGAGCAACTGA
- a CDS encoding copper-binding protein produces MLKLSVAIATLLFSVSPFTFASTQPHNTGMSHTMAMDNMGMVNMGMVNMGMVNMDNMPHTRTQGAQHPDITSPDTPSDNATRYDANGTVKQWDSSTVTLSHEAITALRWPAMTMRFRLPENRQLTVLPPGSAVRFSFVQRADGYTLIDISPRQN; encoded by the coding sequence ATGTTAAAACTGTCTGTGGCTATCGCCACCCTGCTCTTTTCTGTTTCGCCGTTCACCTTCGCAAGCACCCAGCCCCACAATACGGGTATGAGCCATACTATGGCTATGGACAATATGGGTATGGTCAATATGGGTATGGTCAATATGGGTATGGTCAATATGGACAACATGCCCCACACGCGCACCCAAGGGGCGCAACATCCTGATATCACATCACCGGATACCCCATCAGACAACGCCACACGCTACGACGCTAACGGCACGGTTAAACAGTGGGACAGCAGCACGGTAACGCTTTCCCATGAGGCCATCACCGCACTGCGCTGGCCTGCAATGACCATGCGCTTTCGTCTGCCGGAAAACCGTCAACTGACCGTATTGCCGCCGGGTAGCGCAGTGCGTTTCAGCTTTGTACAACGTGCGGACGGTTACACGCTTATCGATATTAGCCCGCGTCAGAATTAG
- the galM gene encoding galactose-1-epimerase, whose product MSNDALAPDGQPFQLTVLQNRHGMHVTLMDWGATWLSCQLPLSEDETREVLLGCQPGQYPHQSAYLGASVGRYANRIAHATLQQGNSVIALHANQGTHQLHGGPQGFHARRWRIVEQQADQVIYQLSSPDGDQGFPGALTAHVHYQLTEQNALEIEYQAVVDKPCPVCLTNHAYFNLDGSISDVRQHRLQLMADYYLPVGSDGIPLYGLRDVTASSFDFRQPKTLQQDFLADADQRAVGGYDHAFLLHRNGDAQTSPVASLWSADSRVQMQVYTSAPALQLYTGNFLAGTPSREGGCYENHAGVALESEFLPDSPNHPDWPQPDCWLTPGKHYRALTRYAFSVHPADSQPPCD is encoded by the coding sequence ATGTCGAATGATGCGCTCGCACCAGACGGCCAGCCGTTTCAACTCACGGTGCTGCAAAACCGCCACGGTATGCACGTCACCCTGATGGATTGGGGAGCCACCTGGCTCTCCTGCCAGTTGCCGTTAAGCGAAGACGAAACTCGCGAGGTGCTGCTCGGTTGCCAACCCGGGCAATACCCGCACCAGTCTGCCTATCTGGGGGCATCCGTCGGGCGTTATGCTAACCGCATCGCCCACGCCACATTGCAGCAAGGGAATAGCGTTATTGCGTTGCACGCCAATCAGGGCACACACCAGTTGCATGGCGGGCCGCAAGGATTTCACGCCCGACGTTGGCGTATCGTCGAGCAGCAGGCCGACCAGGTGATTTACCAGTTGTCATCACCCGATGGCGATCAAGGGTTTCCCGGTGCGCTAACCGCCCACGTGCATTATCAGTTAACAGAGCAGAATGCGCTGGAAATTGAGTATCAGGCGGTGGTGGACAAACCCTGTCCGGTTTGCCTGACCAATCACGCCTATTTCAATCTCGATGGCTCAATCAGCGATGTGCGCCAGCACCGGCTGCAACTGATGGCGGATTATTACCTGCCGGTAGGCAGTGATGGCATTCCGCTGTACGGACTGCGCGATGTGACCGCCAGCAGTTTTGACTTTCGCCAGCCGAAAACGCTGCAACAGGACTTTCTGGCCGATGCCGATCAACGTGCGGTTGGCGGTTATGACCATGCCTTTTTGTTGCACCGAAACGGCGATGCGCAAACAAGCCCGGTCGCCAGTCTGTGGTCAGCCGATAGCAGGGTACAGATGCAGGTCTATACCAGCGCGCCAGCGCTACAGCTCTATACCGGTAACTTTCTTGCAGGCACGCCGTCACGCGAAGGCGGATGCTATGAAAACCATGCGGGAGTGGCGCTGGAGAGCGAGTTTTTGCCAGACAGCCCCAACCACCCTGACTGGCCGCAGCCGGATTGCTGGCTCACCCCCGGCAAGCATTACCGCGCCCTGACGCGTTACGCATTCAGCGTTCACCCGGCGGACTCTCAACCCCCGTGCGATTGA